A genomic segment from Triticum dicoccoides isolate Atlit2015 ecotype Zavitan chromosome 1A, WEW_v2.0, whole genome shotgun sequence encodes:
- the LOC119357557 gene encoding UDP-glycosyltransferase 83A1-like: MACPPHAIVIPYPAQGHVIPLMEVAHALADRGFNVTFVNTEFNHARVVASMSNGAGSGLGRIRLVAVPDGMAPGEDRNQLVKLTILMAEFMAPRVEELILRSGEAAVLDGACPGKITCMVTDYNVGYWAVDIARRTGIRVGAVWPASAAVMVTLLSFPKLIEDNIIDAEDGSTVGEGTFQLSPDMPLMHSAHLAWNCIGDHDQQATLYRLLCDGVRAMEQCDFVICNSFQDAEPASFKLFPNVLPVGPLLTGERSGKAVGHFWQPEDDECMSWLDAQPERSVVYVAFGSFTMFNRRQFEELALGLELSGRPFLWVVRPDIGHGAVHDYPEGYLDRVCGPGGQGKLVSWSPQQRVLAHPAVACFVSHCGWNSTMEGVRNGVPFLAWPYFADQFVNQVYISDVWKVGLKAVANESGVITKEHIAGRVEELMGDPGMRERVEAMKKGAHESIQEGGSSHGNFDAFAEAMKNAAPESVQDGGSSHGNFHSLAEGMKA; encoded by the exons ATGGCGTGTCCACCGCACGCGATCGTCATCCCCTACCCGGCACAGGGCCACGTCATCCCGCTCATGGAGGTCGCGCACGCGCTGGCCGACAGGGGCTTCAACGTCACCTTCGTCAACACCGAGTTCAACCACGCCCGTGTCGTCGCCTCCATGTCgaacggcgccggcagcggcctggGCCGGATCCGGCTCGTGGCGGTGCCGGATGGCATGGCCCCCGGGGAGGACCGGAACCAGCTGGTGAAGTTGACCATACTCATGGCGGAGTTCATGGCGCCGCGGGTGGAGGAGCTCATTCTCCGGAGCGGCGAGGCAGCGGTGCTGGACGGCGCGTGCCCGGGCAAGATCACCTGCATGGTCACGGACTACAACGTCGGGTATTGGGCGGTGGACATTGCTCGGAGGACCGGGATCCGGGTGGGGGCCGTTTGGCCGGCGTCAGCCGCCGTCATGGTCACCTTGCTGAGCTTTCCTAAGCTGATTGAGGACAACATCATCGATGCGGAAGATG GGTCTACAGTGGGTGAAGGAACATTCCAGCTGAGCCCCGACATGCCTCTCATGCACAGCGCCCACCTCGCATGGAACTGCATCGGCGACCACGACCAGCAGGCGACCCTCTACCGGCTCCTTTGTGACGGCGTCCGCGCAATGGAGCAGTGCGACTTCGTCATCTGCAACTCCTTCCAGGACGCGGAGCCGGCATCTTTCAAACTCTTCCCCAACGTCCTCCCCGTTGGCCCGCTCCTCACCGGCGAGCGCAGCGGCAAGGCCGTCGGCCACTtctggcagccggaggacgacgagtgCATGTCCTGGCTCGACGCGCAGCCAGAGAGATCCGTAGTGTACGTGGCCTTCGGCAGCTTCACCATGTTTAACCGGCGCCAGTTCGAGGAGCTCGCGTTGGGGCTGGAGCTCTCCGGCAGGCCATTCCTGTGGGTCGTGCGCCCGGACATTGGGCACGGCGCAGTGCACGACTACCCGGAAGGCTACCTGGACCGGGTGTGCGGCCCCGGTGGCCAGGGCAAGCTCGTCTCCTGGTCGCCGCAGCAGCGCGTGCTGGCGCACCCCGCGGTGGCGTGCTTCGTGTCGCACTGCGGGTGGAACTCCACCATGGAGGGCGTTCGGAACGGCGTGCCGTTCCTCGCCTGGCCCTACTTCGCCGACCAGTTCGTCAACCAGGTGTACATCTCCGATGTGTGGAAGGTCGGCCTCAAGGCCGTCGCCAACGAGTCGGGAGTCATAACCAAGGAGCACATCGCCGGCAGGGTGGAGGAGCTGATGGGGGACCCCGGCATGAGGGAGAGGGTGGAGGCCATGAAGAAGGGCGCACACGAGAGCATTCAGGAAGGTGGCTCCTCGCATGGAAACTTCGATGCTTTTGCGGAGGCCATGAAGAATGCAGCGCCTGAGAGTGTTCAGGACGGGGGCTCCTCACATGGAAACTTCCACTCTCTTGCGGAGGGTATGAAGGCATGA